The Amblyomma americanum isolate KBUSLIRL-KWMA chromosome 5, ASM5285725v1, whole genome shotgun sequence genome window below encodes:
- the LOC144134505 gene encoding uncharacterized protein LOC144134505, translating to MVMGVLYCLLFVAFVVLAIFMLVTTLRSDDARDDSEVELHLMERNRRDGRDAATSGHGAPIPDRRVTHGGDNTSRPTPPATTTRSRRPSRRWNTCPRNSRRTTKTFRPPEVPSTTTFSPGGVRVAVEMIESSLNWSHAPCNDFYKFVCSNFKGAPNVLDKMTNHTDQAARRMLATIHVPLAGQTPTEKAAGLYRACVQLGSSPLNSEVHLLKSFFSDLGLDFADTSNDPNFDMLNRIVRLNFEFGLQPFVMFGLFRNVPRIAKYTLFMRITKEDQDWMRDKHHFVNDTFRAELYQGILRVYDTSLDWARIVARIVIGETAVLDLMDDLKEEKFPETMTTVEELGNYTQKIISKDVAYPPSTPPSTTNIHNVSSHYKTTQQTNEKALLSTSTSQLFNPHNPPVPRLDQWVWAIQHFTRRAFTAQDNVMLFDKAPALVGLMMNSARLARYDARVLLAWGLFRRLLPLAHGEWMRKHVAADQRVGLSMEDHCFETISGIMSMAVTHHYMKTFVPPRVVNSARHVVNDLKETLAEKLNNTPWIQNPVRDMVLKRVTDLWIDMAYPDDYANDALVEGFYARFPDVGAYFIPSYIASLRELTIRTFRGHVEARFKAAEANAWYNMEENSVRVCAGVLQPPVYILDAPAALNYGGLGQVVGHEMMHAYDVRNMARDELMKPINFSETQTMKLYEEKVLCLRNSYIKQEGASRARTLDHKLDSEGLVDYVGLLLAHAAFQKLPAKDRDEALPGVGLSAQQLFYVAHCRKWCAPPQSRYFRLRADLYWPRRSRCVVPLQNMPEFAETFDCKPGDVMNAEERCPFW from the exons ATGGTCATGGGTGTTCTGTACTGTCTCCTCTTCGTCGCATTTGTCGTTCTCGCCATTTTCATGCTCGTTACAACCTTAAGAAGCG ATGACGCCAGAGATGACAGCGAGGTCGAACTGCACCTGATGGAGAGGAACCGAAGGGACGGCCGGGACGCAGCGACCAGTGGTCACGGGGCTCCCATTCCCGACAGGCGAGTCACCCACGGGGGAGACAACACGTCCCGACCAACACCCCCGG CAACAACAACTCGCTCCAGACGGCCTAGCAGGAGATGGAATACCTGCCCTCGAAATAGCCGTAGGACAACGAAGACTTTCCGACCACCCGAGGTGCCCTCTACGACTACGTTCAGTCCTGGCGGCGTTCGCGTTGCCGTCGAGATGATCGAATCTTCGCTCAACTGGAGCCACGCACCGTGCAATGATTTCTACAAATTCGTGTGCAGCAATTTCAAAGGAGCGCCTAACGTCTTGGACAAG atGACCAACCATACGGACCAAGCAGCCAGGCGCATGCTGGCGACCATCCACGTCCCCCTGGCCGGTCAGACACCCACGGAAAAAGCTGCCGGTTTGTACCGTGCATGCGTGCAGCTCGGATCCAGCCCTCTTAATTCCGAG GTGCACCTACTGAAGAGTTTCTTCTCAGACTTGGGCCTCGACTTCGCCGATACCTCCAACGACCCCAACTTCGACATGCTCAACAGGATTGTGAGGCTGAACTTCGAGTTTGGCTTGCAACCTTTCGTGATGTTCGGCCTCTTCCGGAACGTCCCGAGAATCGCTAAATACACATTATTC ATGCGCATAACCAAAGAGGACCAGGACTGGATGCGGGATAAGCACCACTTCGTGAACGACACATTCAGGGCGGAGTTGTACCAAGGAATATTGCGCGTGTACGACACAAGCCTTGACTGGGCGCGGATCGTAGCACGGATCGTTATCGGCGAAACCGCTG TGCTGGATTTGATGGACGACCTTAAGGAGGAAAAGTTTCCGGAGACTATGACAACTGTAGAGGAACTTGGAAACTATACGCAAAAGATCATCTCCAAAG ACGTGGCATATCCACCATCAACTCCACCATCCACCACCAACATCCACAACGTCTCCTCCCACTATAAGACCACGCAGCAGACGAACGAGAAAGCGCTGCTGTCCACAAGCACCAGCCAGCTCTTCAACCCACACAACCCACCT GTTCCACGTCTAG ATCAGTGGGTGTGGGCGATCCAGCACTTCACGAGGCGGGCGTTCACAGCTCAGGACAACGTGATGCTATTCGACAAGGCTCCGGCTCTCGTCGGGCTGATGATGAACAGCGCCCGCCTGGCGCGCTACGACGCCCGGGTGCTGTTGGCCTGGGGCCTGTTCCGCCGGCTCCTTCCACTAGCCCACGGCGAGTGGATGAGGAAGCACGTTGCGGCCGACCAGCGTGTCGGCTTGAGCATGGAAGACCACTGCTTCGAGACCATCTCCGGCATAATGTCGATGGCTGTAACGCACCACTACATGAAGACCT TCGTCCCACCGCGTGTGGTTAACTCAGCCCGTCACGTCGTCAATGACCTAAAGGAGACTCTGGCGGAGAAGCTCAACAACACGCCCTGGATACAGAACCCTGTGCGGGACATGGTATTGAAGAGGGTCACGGATCTGTGGATTGACATGGCCTACCCGGATGACTATGCCAACGACGCCCTGGTGGAAGGCTTCTATG CTCGCTTTCCGGATGTCGGCGCGTATTTCATCCCATCGTACATCGCCTCGCTCCGGGAACTGACGATTCGCACCTTCAGGGGGCACGTGGAGGCGCGCTTCAAGGCGGCCGAAGCGAACGCCTGGTACAACATGGAGGAGAACTCCGTCAGAGTGTGCGCCGGTGTTCTGCAGCCTCCAGTGTACATCCTGGATGCACCGGCTGCCCTCAACTACGGGGGTCTGGGACAG GTCGTTGGCCATGAAATGATGCACGCTTACGACGTTCGGAATATGGCACGTGACGAGTTAATGAAGCCGATCAACTTCTCGGAGACGCAGACCATGAAATTGTACGAGGAGAAGGTGCTCTGCCTTCGTAATTCATACATAAAG CAAGAAGGTGCCTCACGCGCCAGAACACTGGACCACAAGCTTGACTCGGAAGGGCTCGTCGACTACGTGGGCCTGTTGCTGGCCCACGCCGCATTCCAGAAGCTACCCGCCAAAGACCGCGATGAGGCGCTGCCGGGCGTCGGGCTCAGCGCCCAGCAACTTTTCTACGTTGCGCACTGCCGAAAATGGTGTGCGCCACCCCAGTCGCGCTATTTTCGACTGCGTGCAGACCTGTACTGGCCAAGGCGCTCTCGCTGTGTCGTTCCCTTACAAAATATGCCCGAATTCGCAGAAACGTTTGACTGCAAGCCAGGTGACGTCATGAACGCTGAGGAAAGGTGCCCCTTCTGGTAG